The following are from one region of the Alkalimarinus sediminis genome:
- a CDS encoding sterol desaturase family protein, with protein sequence MVDHYVAFSIPVFLLLIAFEAIYFWRRHHEKFRINDTMTNLSCGIVTLIFEVFTKGGLFLFFNYISKNFGVAEWDMNSASTWIIFFFIYDFFYYWGHRLSHSINFMWSGHLPHHQSEEYNLSVALRQGAFQDTVNFPVFLPMAIMGCPIEVFATVLLLNKFFQLWVHTRSIGRVPLIEGILNTPSAHRVHHAVNPIYVDRNHGGVIMLWDKLFGTWADEREEEPCIFGVRKPYRSWNPLYAHIEWWSRLWKDAVQTKRWRDKVKLWFMPTGWRPADVTASNPWEPYDIDRYQKYDPKVSTGRKVLSIVLFMLTLPMISHLLLEQFNLPLLDKVIISGGILVCLYTCGLLLGGGKYARQSEAKIGTVEPR encoded by the coding sequence ATGGTTGATCATTACGTTGCTTTTTCAATTCCCGTTTTTCTTCTGCTTATAGCTTTTGAGGCTATCTACTTTTGGCGAAGGCATCATGAGAAGTTTCGCATTAACGATACCATGACAAATCTTTCTTGCGGTATCGTTACGCTTATTTTTGAAGTGTTTACCAAAGGTGGGTTATTTCTATTCTTCAACTACATATCAAAAAACTTTGGCGTTGCCGAGTGGGATATGAATTCAGCCTCAACGTGGATAATTTTCTTTTTTATCTATGACTTTTTTTACTATTGGGGGCATCGTCTTTCACACAGTATAAACTTTATGTGGAGCGGCCATTTACCCCATCACCAGAGTGAAGAGTACAACCTTTCTGTCGCGCTGCGACAAGGAGCCTTTCAAGACACCGTTAACTTTCCTGTCTTTTTACCCATGGCGATTATGGGCTGTCCGATAGAGGTTTTTGCAACGGTGCTGCTATTAAACAAATTCTTTCAGCTTTGGGTTCATACCCGTTCGATTGGCCGGGTGCCTTTAATTGAAGGTATTCTCAATACGCCCTCAGCTCACCGGGTTCATCATGCGGTCAATCCTATCTATGTCGATAGAAATCACGGCGGGGTGATTATGCTTTGGGATAAGCTTTTCGGAACATGGGCAGATGAACGTGAAGAAGAGCCTTGTATCTTTGGTGTTCGTAAGCCGTATCGCAGCTGGAACCCTTTGTATGCGCACATAGAGTGGTGGTCTCGGCTCTGGAAAGATGCGGTTCAAACGAAACGCTGGAGAGATAAAGTCAAACTCTGGTTTATGCCCACGGGGTGGCGTCCTGCTGATGTAACCGCAAGCAACCCATGGGAGCCTTATGATATTGATCGCTACCAAAAGTATGACCCTAAAGTCAGTACGGGGCGCAAAGTGTTATCTATAGTGCTGTTTATGTTGACGCTGCCAATGATTAGCCACTTACTCTTAGAGCAATTTAATTTGCCACTACTAGATAAGGTGATTATTTCAGGCGGAATATTGGTGTGCCTCTATACTTGCGGTCTTCTATTAGGTGGCGGTAAATACGCTCGGCAATCTGAGGCGAAGATAGGAACGGTTGAGCCCCGGTGA
- a CDS encoding PEP-CTERM sorting domain-containing protein: MKYNNLKSILTVLLLSVSLSSHAGVIFDPSNTGSSVGASLNGNSIYMPFIGPVPTCAGCSLSTTLKNLDAQSTMLEVGDTATFDFFDIAVNGFGGDTFSISATLAFPTPGGSASNSGHGGFATVLGAISGGFLTWNAPVTVALGNGISYTVGFEDILTGGLGNSTTVQAFVTLNSIAASVPEPGSLALLGLGLAGFGFTRRRKTT; encoded by the coding sequence ATGAAATATAATAACTTAAAAAGTATACTTACAGTTTTACTACTCAGCGTAAGCTTGAGTAGTCATGCTGGAGTTATTTTTGACCCCAGTAATACTGGTTCATCGGTAGGCGCTTCATTAAATGGCAACTCCATCTACATGCCATTTATTGGCCCTGTACCGACTTGCGCGGGTTGCTCACTCAGCACCACGTTAAAAAATTTAGATGCTCAGTCAACAATGCTTGAAGTGGGCGATACTGCGACTTTTGATTTTTTTGATATTGCGGTCAATGGTTTTGGTGGAGATACGTTCAGTATCAGTGCTACGTTGGCATTCCCAACACCCGGTGGCTCAGCATCAAACTCAGGACATGGAGGCTTTGCAACAGTACTGGGAGCCATTAGTGGTGGCTTTTTAACTTGGAATGCACCCGTCACTGTTGCTCTTGGAAACGGAATATCTTACACCGTAGGGTTCGAAGATATTCTAACGGGTGGATTAGGCAACAGCACAACCGTTCAAGCATTTGTAACACTTAACAGCATTGCTGCTTCAGTGCCAGAGCCTGGCTCACTAGCGCTATTAGGATTAGGCCTGGCAGGGTTTGGATTTACTCGTCGTAGAAAAACGACTTAG
- a CDS encoding DVUA0089 family protein: MKLKNLAVVGLLAAGSVEASVISYTGVFDNDETRFYTTFGVSTDSQVTLSSLGYAGGVNGAGETILDGGFDSQLFIFDSAGALLEHDDDDGSIVSASSNKSWDAYISRYLTAGTYTAVLTQYNSDYISGDLITGNWSVSGVNNFLDVSGSQRTNAYAFDISGDYLTDVNGFDTDPVSVSEPATFALLGLGLAGFGFARRQKQS; encoded by the coding sequence GTGAAACTTAAAAATTTAGCTGTAGTAGGACTATTAGCTGCGGGCTCGGTAGAAGCATCTGTTATCTCATACACTGGCGTATTCGATAACGATGAAACCCGTTTTTACACCACCTTTGGCGTATCAACTGACTCACAAGTCACGCTTAGCTCTCTAGGTTATGCTGGTGGTGTTAATGGTGCTGGCGAAACAATTTTGGATGGCGGTTTCGACTCTCAATTATTCATCTTTGACTCTGCAGGCGCATTGCTTGAGCATGATGACGATGACGGCAGTATTGTTTCTGCATCATCTAACAAAAGCTGGGATGCATATATTAGCCGTTACCTGACTGCAGGCACTTATACTGCAGTATTAACTCAGTACAATAGCGATTATATTTCAGGTGACTTAATAACAGGCAACTGGTCGGTATCAGGGGTAAACAATTTCCTTGATGTTTCAGGCAGCCAGCGCACTAACGCATATGCGTTTGATATTTCAGGTGATTACCTGACTGATGTTAACGGTTTTGATACAGATCCTGTATCTGTTTCTGAACCTGCTACATTTGCATTGCTTGGTTTAGGTTTGGCAGGCTTTGGCTTTGCTCGCAGACAAAAGCAATCTTAA
- the rpoD gene encoding RNA polymerase sigma factor RpoD, producing the protein MSGDSQQSRLKELIARGKEQGYLTYAEVNDHLPQDIADPDQVEDIIRMINDMGIKVCESAPDADSLLMADGDSTDEVAAAEAAAALAAVESEAGRTTDPVRMYMREMGTVELLTREGEIVIAKRIEEGLRDVMSALALFPGSVSSTIETYDNIVEEEGRLSDIITGFLDPDAEVKKAVTPKAIEDIKEDSDEEDEDEDASDADDEEVESGPDPEETKERFSDLRAQFQIAEDAINKHGRLSKEAITALDKLGAIFAPLKLAPKRFDTLVKQVRDVNDGIRRHERKIMEICARECKMPRKDFIKKFPGNESNLEWAQEIAAAGLGYSDAIGARADDITRLQRRIKLLSNDAGIEVAIIKDINRRISIAEAKARRAKKEMVEANLRLVISIAKKYTNRGLQFLDLIQEGNIGLMKAVDKFEYRRGYKFSTYATWWIRQAITRSIADQARTIRIPVHMIETINKLNRISRQMLQEMGREPTPEELGERMELSEDKVRKVLKIAKEPISMETPIGDDEDSHLGDFIEDTLAESPVNSATGAGLKEATTSVLSGLTAREAKVLRMRFGIEMNTDHTLEEVGKQFDVTRERIRQIEAKALRKLRHPSRSDHLRSFLDE; encoded by the coding sequence ATGTCAGGCGATTCTCAACAGTCCCGTTTGAAAGAACTAATTGCTCGAGGTAAAGAACAGGGGTACCTGACTTACGCAGAAGTAAACGACCATCTTCCTCAAGATATAGCAGATCCGGATCAAGTCGAAGACATCATTCGCATGATCAACGATATGGGTATCAAGGTTTGCGAAAGCGCACCTGATGCTGACTCGTTGCTAATGGCTGATGGCGACTCTACCGATGAAGTAGCAGCCGCAGAAGCAGCTGCCGCACTTGCAGCCGTAGAATCTGAAGCAGGACGAACCACAGACCCTGTACGCATGTATATGCGCGAAATGGGCACCGTAGAACTTCTGACGCGAGAAGGCGAAATTGTTATCGCCAAACGTATTGAAGAGGGCTTAAGAGATGTCATGTCTGCATTGGCACTCTTCCCTGGTTCAGTATCAAGCACCATCGAAACTTATGACAATATCGTCGAAGAAGAAGGACGCTTAAGCGATATCATCACAGGGTTCCTTGACCCTGACGCTGAGGTAAAAAAGGCCGTTACTCCAAAAGCTATCGAAGATATCAAAGAAGATAGCGATGAAGAGGACGAAGATGAAGATGCAAGCGATGCTGACGACGAAGAAGTAGAAAGCGGTCCTGACCCTGAAGAGACAAAGGAGCGTTTCTCAGATCTTAGAGCACAATTTCAAATTGCTGAAGACGCCATCAATAAACACGGCCGTTTAAGCAAAGAAGCTATCACAGCTCTTGATAAGCTAGGGGCTATTTTTGCACCGCTAAAGCTTGCGCCCAAGCGTTTTGATACGTTGGTTAAACAAGTGCGCGATGTGAACGACGGCATTAGACGCCATGAACGAAAAATCATGGAAATCTGTGCACGCGAGTGCAAAATGCCTAGAAAAGACTTCATTAAGAAGTTCCCTGGCAACGAAAGCAATCTAGAGTGGGCGCAAGAAATAGCCGCTGCCGGTTTAGGGTACTCAGACGCTATAGGCGCTCGAGCAGACGATATTACTCGTTTACAGCGCAGAATTAAGCTTCTATCTAATGATGCAGGCATTGAAGTTGCCATCATCAAAGATATCAATCGACGAATCTCAATTGCCGAAGCCAAGGCACGTCGAGCGAAGAAAGAGATGGTTGAAGCTAACTTGCGTTTGGTTATCTCTATTGCAAAGAAATATACCAACCGAGGGCTTCAATTTCTCGATTTGATTCAGGAAGGTAACATCGGCCTGATGAAGGCTGTTGATAAGTTTGAATATCGCCGCGGTTATAAATTCTCGACCTATGCGACTTGGTGGATCAGGCAGGCGATCACTCGCTCTATAGCCGACCAGGCCAGAACTATCCGTATTCCGGTTCATATGATTGAAACGATCAACAAACTGAACCGTATATCTCGTCAAATGCTTCAGGAAATGGGTCGAGAGCCTACTCCAGAAGAGTTGGGCGAGCGAATGGAGCTTTCCGAAGATAAAGTACGCAAGGTATTAAAAATTGCGAAAGAGCCTATCTCTATGGAAACCCCAATCGGAGATGACGAAGATTCACATTTAGGCGACTTTATTGAAGACACACTAGCTGAGTCTCCAGTAAATTCAGCCACCGGCGCAGGTCTGAAAGAAGCGACAACATCTGTCCTTTCTGGATTAACCGCCCGTGAAGCAAAAGTACTACGTATGCGCTTTGGCATCGAGATGAATACAGACCACACACTAGAAGAAGTCGGCAAACAATTCGACGTAACTAGAGAGCGTATTCGTCAAATCGAAGCAAAAGCTCTACGCAAACTTCGCCACCCAAGCCGCTCCGATCATCTTCGTAGTTTCCTCGACGAATAA
- the dnaG gene encoding DNA primase produces the protein MAGMIPQPFIDDLLGRINIVELISSRVRLKKSGGSFKACCPFHEEKTPSFNVIPDKQFYHCFGCGASGNAIVFLREYENLSFNEAVEELARSAGMEVPRDEVVKKQYDASQLLIDALEFAADYYEQQLHQHSLKEHAQQYLKKRGLTSEVIKTYKLGFAPTDKSNLAPLCSAERLKALVDTKIVFNDSSRPPFDLFRNRIMFPIRNTRGKTIGFGGRTLGNDKAKYINSPESPVFHKSHEVYGIYEAYKTNRQLEKLLVCEGYMDVVALAQYGITYGVATLGTATNQDNLNALLRHVNHLVFCFDGDAAGLKAAHKAMHNCLPLVQDGVQIQFLLLPEGEDPDTMIRKEGKQNFEKRINQARPLSSFFFDVHSEGLDLEIPEHKGLLKNRAEPEIELIASATIKAAIKDQLYALTRRSYKNSKYSNNSKFQKKGSFQPGNSSQKSENTGFYKKIVTQVSVKRKPDVSVCLALYFYPDKAQSFYEHIEGHNLEDQFPITLNFSRFIVTQSLTSNKELLISLATDSDNQNYFYTLFDEIEFIPLAEDALQEANDTLHKAAQNRRRDALVEKSHTQPLNNEEKEELRALSTWGEPTTQ, from the coding sequence ATGGCAGGAATGATACCACAGCCCTTTATCGACGATTTATTAGGCAGAATAAATATTGTCGAGCTGATATCTTCTCGCGTACGGCTCAAAAAAAGCGGTGGCAGCTTTAAAGCATGTTGCCCCTTCCACGAAGAAAAAACCCCTTCATTCAATGTCATACCTGACAAACAGTTTTATCACTGCTTTGGCTGCGGCGCTTCCGGCAATGCGATTGTGTTTCTGCGGGAATATGAAAATTTATCGTTTAACGAAGCCGTAGAAGAACTTGCCAGATCCGCAGGTATGGAGGTACCAAGAGATGAAGTGGTTAAAAAACAGTATGATGCCAGTCAGTTATTGATCGACGCCTTAGAGTTTGCAGCTGACTATTACGAACAGCAACTTCATCAACACTCACTTAAAGAACATGCGCAGCAATACCTCAAAAAGCGAGGTTTAACGAGCGAGGTCATAAAAACCTATAAACTAGGTTTTGCACCCACAGACAAGAGCAACCTAGCTCCGCTCTGTTCAGCTGAAAGACTTAAAGCGCTGGTAGACACCAAAATTGTTTTTAACGATAGCAGCAGACCGCCATTTGACCTGTTCCGCAATCGAATTATGTTTCCTATTCGAAATACTCGCGGCAAGACAATTGGTTTTGGTGGCCGCACACTAGGCAACGACAAAGCCAAATACATCAATTCACCAGAGTCGCCTGTTTTTCACAAAAGTCATGAAGTCTACGGCATCTATGAAGCATACAAAACCAACCGTCAACTAGAAAAGCTGCTAGTGTGCGAAGGCTATATGGATGTGGTAGCGTTGGCCCAATACGGCATTACCTATGGCGTGGCAACACTGGGAACCGCCACCAACCAAGACAACCTTAATGCACTGCTGAGACACGTCAATCATTTAGTCTTCTGTTTTGACGGTGATGCCGCTGGCCTCAAAGCCGCACACAAAGCAATGCATAACTGCCTCCCGCTAGTCCAAGACGGCGTACAGATTCAATTTCTGCTACTACCTGAAGGCGAAGACCCTGACACTATGATCAGGAAAGAGGGGAAGCAAAATTTTGAAAAAAGGATCAATCAGGCCAGACCCTTATCAAGTTTCTTTTTTGACGTTCATAGCGAAGGCTTAGACCTTGAAATCCCAGAACATAAAGGGCTGCTTAAAAACCGTGCTGAGCCAGAAATTGAACTTATTGCTTCAGCGACAATCAAAGCTGCCATTAAAGATCAACTGTACGCTCTAACCCGTCGCAGCTACAAAAACTCAAAGTACTCAAACAACTCAAAGTTTCAGAAAAAAGGCAGCTTTCAACCAGGGAACAGCTCGCAAAAATCTGAAAACACAGGCTTTTATAAGAAAATTGTCACCCAGGTTTCGGTTAAACGAAAACCTGATGTATCGGTCTGCCTTGCTCTTTATTTCTATCCGGACAAAGCACAATCATTCTACGAACACATTGAAGGCCATAATCTGGAAGATCAGTTTCCGATAACCCTGAATTTTTCGCGCTTTATCGTTACTCAATCATTAACAAGCAATAAAGAATTATTAATTTCACTCGCAACCGATAGCGATAATCAAAATTACTTCTATACTCTTTTTGACGAAATTGAGTTTATCCCTTTAGCGGAAGATGCGCTTCAAGAAGCGAATGACACGCTTCATAAAGCTGCACAGAACAGAAGGCGCGACGCACTCGTCGAAAAGTCACATACCCAGCCTCTTAACAACGAAGAGAAAGAAGAACTTAGAGCCCTCTCAACGTGGGGAGAGCCAACAACACAGTAA
- a CDS encoding GatB/YqeY domain-containing protein has protein sequence MASIELKSSVKDAMKDAMRDKDKPRLGTIRLIMAEIKRIEVDERTEIDDERLLTILDKMVKQRRDSAKQYIDAGRTELAQVETDEIAIIQEFLPEALTEEELNALVAEAVNESGASSMQDMGKVMAILKPKVQGRADMGSISGKVKKALL, from the coding sequence ATGGCCAGCATAGAGTTAAAATCAAGCGTTAAAGACGCCATGAAAGATGCAATGCGTGACAAAGACAAACCTCGTCTTGGCACCATCAGATTAATCATGGCCGAAATTAAGCGCATTGAAGTCGATGAGCGTACTGAGATCGACGACGAGCGCCTATTAACCATTTTAGACAAAATGGTTAAGCAACGCCGTGATTCTGCCAAGCAGTATATTGATGCTGGTCGGACCGAACTTGCACAAGTTGAAACAGACGAAATTGCTATTATTCAGGAGTTTCTTCCTGAAGCGTTAACGGAAGAAGAGCTTAACGCCTTGGTAGCAGAAGCAGTCAATGAAAGCGGTGCAAGCTCAATGCAAGATATGGGTAAAGTGATGGCTATACTCAAACCCAAGGTTCAAGGCAGAGCCGATATGGGTAGTATTAGCGGAAAAGTTAAAAAAGCCTTGTTATAG
- the rpsU gene encoding 30S ribosomal protein S21: MPSVKVKENEPFDIALRRFKRSCEKAGILSEVRRREFYEKPTSVRKRKAAAAVKRHAKKVQRETKRFERLY, translated from the coding sequence ATGCCTTCTGTAAAAGTTAAAGAAAACGAGCCTTTTGATATCGCTCTACGTCGTTTTAAGCGTTCTTGCGAAAAAGCAGGTATCCTTTCAGAAGTTCGTCGTCGCGAATTTTATGAAAAGCCAACTTCTGTACGCAAGCGTAAGGCTGCTGCCGCTGTTAAGCGTCACGCCAAGAAAGTTCAGCGCGAAACCAAACGTTTCGAACGCCTCTATTAA
- the tsaD gene encoding tRNA (adenosine(37)-N6)-threonylcarbamoyltransferase complex transferase subunit TsaD, with protein MIVLGIETSCDETGIALFDSERGLLSHALYSQVDLHADYGGVVPELASRDHIRKILPLIDEVLAEAGLDKSAIQSIAYTSGPGLVGALMVGAAVAQSLALVLGIPAIGVHHMEGHLLAPMLEASPPAFPFVALLVSGGHTQLVKVEGIGRYELLGESVDDAAGEAFDKAAKMLGLDYPGGPRIAKLAESGDVGRFHFPRPMTDRPGLDFSFSGLKTFTLNTTQKHLVEGVVDAQTKADIAAAFQAAVVDTLMIKCRRALRQTGMKRLVIAGGVSANSSLREALETMVAKENAEVFYARPEFCTDNGAMIAFAGCQRLMAGQQDDRSLKATPRWPLESLPAID; from the coding sequence GTGATAGTACTGGGAATTGAAACTTCATGTGATGAAACCGGGATTGCACTGTTTGACAGTGAGCGAGGGTTATTGTCTCACGCATTATATAGTCAGGTTGACCTTCATGCTGACTATGGGGGGGTTGTTCCGGAGTTGGCCTCGAGAGATCATATTCGTAAGATTCTGCCACTGATAGATGAAGTGCTAGCAGAGGCAGGGTTAGATAAGTCTGCTATTCAGTCCATTGCGTATACCTCAGGCCCAGGGCTAGTAGGTGCGTTAATGGTTGGGGCTGCTGTCGCGCAGTCATTAGCGCTAGTGCTGGGTATTCCGGCTATTGGTGTTCATCATATGGAGGGGCACCTGCTGGCTCCTATGCTTGAAGCGTCACCACCGGCATTCCCTTTTGTTGCGTTATTGGTTTCTGGAGGGCATACCCAGCTTGTTAAAGTGGAGGGTATAGGCCGTTATGAATTGTTGGGTGAGTCGGTTGATGACGCTGCAGGTGAAGCATTTGATAAGGCTGCAAAAATGTTGGGGCTTGATTACCCTGGTGGGCCTAGAATTGCTAAGTTGGCAGAGAGTGGTGATGTGGGTCGGTTCCACTTTCCCCGTCCGATGACAGACCGCCCAGGTCTTGATTTTAGTTTTAGCGGCTTGAAAACCTTTACCCTCAATACTACACAAAAGCATTTGGTTGAGGGTGTTGTAGACGCTCAAACTAAAGCAGATATCGCAGCAGCTTTTCAGGCTGCCGTCGTTGATACATTAATGATTAAGTGCCGCCGAGCACTGCGTCAGACGGGGATGAAGCGGTTAGTGATTGCTGGAGGTGTCAGTGCTAACTCATCTCTGAGAGAGGCGCTAGAAACGATGGTGGCGAAAGAGAATGCTGAAGTGTTCTATGCAAGACCTGAGTTTTGTACCGACAATGGTGCGATGATAGCGTTTGCCGGGTGTCAACGTTTAATGGCAGGGCAGCAAGATGATCGTTCATTAAAGGCTACGCCAAGATGGCCTCTTGAGAGCTTGCCTGCTATTGATTAA
- the plsY gene encoding glycerol-3-phosphate 1-O-acyltransferase PlsY — MNTGSFIVTCLLILFAYGLGSISGAISVCRCFSLTDPRKTGSKNPGATNVYRIGGAIPAVLTLVIDSVKGAIPVYLAITLSLPGLAQGIVALAAIVGHMYPVYYHFKGGKGVATTLGAGLVLSPYTTLFVTICWVLIAYKTRVSSIASISAAALAPLTAYIIDPSYTLIYTILSTIIIFRHKENISALLKHKEKRFDKPDL, encoded by the coding sequence ATGAATACCGGCAGTTTCATTGTGACATGCCTTCTTATCCTATTCGCTTATGGCCTCGGCTCTATATCTGGAGCTATTTCTGTCTGCCGCTGCTTCTCTCTCACAGACCCGAGAAAAACAGGCTCCAAAAACCCTGGGGCCACCAACGTATATCGCATAGGTGGTGCAATCCCCGCGGTTTTAACTCTGGTCATAGATAGTGTCAAAGGCGCTATTCCAGTCTACTTGGCTATAACATTGTCATTACCAGGGCTCGCGCAAGGTATTGTTGCACTAGCCGCAATAGTTGGTCATATGTACCCTGTTTACTATCACTTTAAAGGCGGCAAAGGCGTCGCTACAACACTTGGAGCAGGGCTTGTACTATCACCATACACTACGCTATTTGTGACCATATGCTGGGTTTTAATTGCGTATAAAACCAGAGTGTCGTCTATCGCCTCGATCTCGGCAGCAGCCCTCGCCCCTCTGACGGCCTATATAATAGACCCTTCTTATACGCTGATTTATACCATTCTGAGTACTATTATTATATTCCGGCACAAAGAAAATATTTCAGCACTACTGAAACATAAAGAGAAGCGCTTCGATAAGCCGGATCTTTAA
- the folB gene encoding dihydroneopterin aldolase, with protein sequence MVSDSVFITGLAVDATIGVYDWERTIKQRLVLDLDMCFDISSAAATDDLTHALDYSAVSQRVISFIEGSAYQLLEALAEQVARIIMEEFSVSGLRLRINKPGAVPEAAGVGLVITRGDYLKGDASRG encoded by the coding sequence ATGGTTAGTGATAGTGTGTTTATAACCGGACTGGCAGTTGATGCCACTATCGGTGTTTACGACTGGGAGAGGACTATAAAGCAGCGGTTGGTGTTGGATTTGGATATGTGTTTTGATATCTCTTCTGCCGCGGCAACCGATGATCTTACTCATGCGTTGGACTACAGTGCTGTTTCTCAGCGGGTGATATCGTTTATTGAGGGTAGTGCTTATCAATTATTAGAAGCACTAGCTGAGCAGGTGGCACGTATCATAATGGAGGAGTTCTCGGTTTCTGGCTTGAGGCTCAGAATCAATAAGCCGGGGGCAGTGCCAGAGGCTGCTGGTGTAGGGTTGGTGATTACTCGTGGTGATTACCTGAAAGGAGATGCTTCTCGTGGCTGA
- the folK gene encoding 2-amino-4-hydroxy-6-hydroxymethyldihydropteridine diphosphokinase has translation MLLVAEVYVSIGSNIEPELHVTAALDALQDYFGALQVSSVFESESVGFKGDCFLNLVVGFDTTMAVGELSLLLKQIESENGRVKNAPKFCSRTLDIDILTYDDRVGEVDGVSLPRSEILENAFVLWPLAEVAGDQVHPEVLKTYSQLWQAFDKSQKLKPVDFIWQGDKVSPMAR, from the coding sequence ATGCTTCTCGTGGCTGAAGTCTATGTAAGTATTGGGAGTAATATTGAGCCTGAGTTGCACGTTACTGCCGCGCTCGATGCATTGCAGGACTATTTTGGGGCGTTGCAGGTATCTTCGGTTTTTGAGAGTGAGTCGGTCGGTTTTAAAGGAGATTGTTTTCTTAATCTAGTAGTGGGTTTTGATACGACTATGGCGGTTGGTGAGTTATCGTTACTGTTGAAGCAGATTGAATCTGAGAATGGGCGGGTCAAAAATGCGCCTAAGTTCTGCTCTCGAACCTTGGATATTGATATTCTCACCTACGATGACAGAGTGGGCGAAGTAGATGGCGTTAGTTTGCCGAGATCAGAAATTTTAGAAAATGCATTTGTGTTGTGGCCGTTGGCTGAGGTTGCTGGCGATCAGGTGCACCCTGAAGTGCTGAAGACCTATTCTCAATTGTGGCAGGCTTTCGACAAGTCGCAAAAGCTGAAACCTGTCGATTTTATTTGGCAGGGCGATAAAGTCTCGCCTATGGCTCGCTAG